Proteins encoded within one genomic window of Hermetia illucens chromosome 2, iHerIll2.2.curated.20191125, whole genome shotgun sequence:
- the LOC119649358 gene encoding methanethiol oxidase — translation MSSSKKRCALGPGYASPLEAMQKGPREKILYTITVQPNLDEPHGDYLSTVDVDPESPTYCQVIHRTFTNCKKDELHHFGWNACSSCHLVDKECSKVPKRNRLVVPSLNSDNIYIMDVGTDERKPKIIKTISGDVMKSFDLTAPHTTHCLADGNIMISTMGDRNGNAKGDFFLLDPEFNAIGTWTRGEKALCGYDFWYQPYFNVMVASEWGAPNLFRSGFNPSDADDPTQYGRRLNFYKWNERTLFQTIDLGDEGTTPLEVRFLHDPLKCQGFVGTALYSKVFWFFRKPGSELFEVKKIIDVPSKKVEGWAGGSEIGGLMSDIILSLDDRFLYFSNWLHGDVRQYDISDPANPKFTGQVFIGGSVHKETGIKVLKDEELSEQPETRYIKGRKIEGGPQMLQLSLDGKRLYVSTSLFSPWDKQFYPKMVAAGGVIAQIDCDTVNGGMKLNEDFLVDFGKEPYGPTLPHEMRYPGGDCTSDIWLADPES, via the exons ATGTCGTCTAGcaagaaaa GATGTGCATTAGGACCTGGTTATGCCTCACCACTGGAGGCCATGCAAAAGGGACCTCGGGAGAAAATCCTGTACACTATCACCGTCCAACCAAATTTAGATGAACCGCACGGTGACTACTTATCTACAGTTGATGTGGACCCGGAGAGCCCGACTTATTGTCAA GTAATCCATCGGACCTTCACCAACTGCAAGAAGGATGAGTTGCACCACTTCGGCTGGAATGCCTGCTCCAGTTGTCATTTGGTAGACAAAGAATGTTCAAAAGTTCCTAAGCGGAACAGGCTCGTTGTGCCCAGCTTGAATTCAGATAACATTTACATCATGGATGTCGGCACAGATGAACGAAagccgaaaataataaaaacaattagCGGCGATGTCATGAAATCATTTGACCTTACTGCGCCACATACCACCCACTGTTTGGCTGATGGAAACATAATGATTTCAACGATGGGCGACCGAAATGGTAATGCAAAAGGAGACTTCTTCCTTTTAGATCCGGAGTTCAACGCAATCGGAACATGGACTAGAGGCGAGAAGGCACTATGCGGTTACGATTTCTGGTATCAACCATACTTCAATGTTATGGTTGCTTCGGAGTGGGGTGCACCAAATTTGTTCCGAAG CGGATTTAATCCTTCTGACGCGGACGATCCAACTCAATACGGTCGACGTCTCAATTTCTATAAATGGAATGAGAGAACCCTTTTCCAAACAATCGACCTTGGCGACGAAGGTACGACTCCCTTGGAAGTACGTTTCCTTCACGATCCACTCAAATGCCAAGGATTCGTCGGAACCGCTCTGTACTCCAAAGTGTTCTGGTTTTTCCGCAAACCAGGATCGGAGTTATTTgaggtgaaaaaaataattgatgtACCTTCGAAAAAAGTCGAGGGTTGGGCTGGCGGTTCTGAAATCGGAGGACTTATGAGTGATATTATCTTATCACTCGATGACCGATTTTTATACTTTTCAAACTGGCTGCATGGAGATGTTAGGCAATATGATATTAGCGATCCTGCGAACCCAAAGTTCACAGGGCAGGTATTCATTGGTGGTTCGGTGCATAAGGAGACCGGCATCAAAGTTCTGAAGGATGAGGAACTAAGTGAACAACCTGAAACTAGATACATCAAGGGGCGAAAAATTGAAGGAGGTCCGCAGATGCTTCAGTTGTCGCTCGATGGTAAACGTTTATATGTTTCCACTTCACTTTTCTCGCCATGGGACAAACAG TTCTACCCCAAGATGGTTGCTGCAGGCGGAGTAATTGCCCAAATTGATTGCGACACAGTTAACGGAGGTATGAAACTAAACGAGGATTTCTTGGTGGACTTCGGTAAAGAACCATACGGTCCAACCTTACCCCATGAAATGCGATATCCTGGTGGTGATTGTACCTCCGATATCTGGCTAGCTGACCCTGAAAGCTAA